In a genomic window of Callithrix jacchus isolate 240 chromosome 22, calJac240_pri, whole genome shotgun sequence:
- the HOOK2 gene encoding protein Hook homolog 2 isoform X11 codes for MSVDKAELCGSLLTWLQTFHVPSPSASPQDLSSGLAIAYALNQIDPSWFNEAWLQGISEDPGPNWKLKVSNLKTVLRSLVEYSQDVLAHPVSEEHLPDVGLIGEFSDPAELGKLLQLVLGCAISCEKKQEHIQRIMTLEESVQHVVMEAIQELMTKDNPDSLSPETYGNFDTQSRRYYFLSEEAEEGDELQQRCLDLERQLMLLSEEKQSLAQENAALRERVVQPEGEGTPGLTAKKLLLLQSQLEQLQEENFRLESGREDERLRCAELEREVAELQHRNQALTSLAQEAQALKDEMDELRQSSERAGQLEATLTSCRRRLGELRELRRQVRQLEERNAGHAERTRQLEEELRRAGSLRVQLEAQRRQVQELQGQRQEEAMKAEKWLFECRNLEEKYESVTKEKERLLAERDSLREANEELRCAQLQPRGLTQADLSMDPTSPAVDNLAAEILPAELRETLLRLQLENKRLCRQEAADRERQEELQRHLEEANRARHGLETQHRLNQQQLSELRAQVEDLQKSLQEQGGKTEDSILLKRKLEEHLQKLHEADLELQRKREYIEELEPPTDSSTRRIEELQHSLQKKDADLRAMEERYRRYVDKAHMVMQTLEPKQRPAVGAPPDLHTLRTKLRERDVRIRHLEMDFEKSRSQREQEEKLLISAWYNMGMALQQRVGEERAPAHAQSFLAQQRLATNARRGPLGRLASLSLRPTDKH; via the exons ATGAGCGTGGACAAGGCGGAGCTATGCGGGTCTCTGCTCACCTGG TTACAGACGTTCCACGTTCCATCTCCCTCTGCCAGCCCACAGGACCTGAGCAGCGGACTTGCCATAGCCTATGCACTGAACCAGAT AGACCCATCCTGGTTCAACGAGGCGTGGCTCCAGGGCATCTCAGAAGATCCAGGTCCCAACTGGAAGCTGAAG GTCAGCAATCTGAAGACGGTCTTACGGAGCCTGGTAGAGTACTCCCAGGAT GTCCTGGCACATCCTGTGTCAGAAGAGCACCTCCCGGATGTGGGCCTCATTGGCGAGTTCTCAGACCCAGCAGAGCTCGGCAAACTGCTTCAGCTGGTGCTGGGCTGTGCCATCAGTTGTGAGAAAAAGCAGG AGCATATCCAGAGAATCATGACGCTGGAAGAATCGGTTCAGCATGTGGTGATGGAAGCCATCCAGGAG CTCATGACCAAAGATAATCCTGACTCCCTGTCACCAGAGACATATGGCAACTTTGATACCCAG TCCCGCAGGTACTATTTCCTaagtgaggaggctgaggagggggatGAGCTACAGCAACGTTGTCTGGACCTGGAGCGGCAG CTGATGCTCCTGTCAGAGGAAAAGCAGAGCCTGGCGCAAGAGAATGCAGCGCTGCGGGAGCGGGTGGTCCAGCCTGAAGGCGAGGGTACCCCAGGTCTCACTGCCaagaagctgctgctgctgcagtcaCAACTGGAGCAGTTGCAGGAGGAGAACTTCAG gctggagagtggcaGGGAGGATGAGCGCCTGCGCTGTGCTGAGCTGGAGCGGGAGGTTGCCGAGCTGCAGCACCGGAATCAGGCGCTGACCAGCTTGGCCCAGGAGGCACAGGCCCTGAAGGATGAGATGGATGAGCTGCG gCAGTCCTCGGAGCGTGCTGGGCAGCTGGAGGCCACGCTGACCAGTTGCCGGCGCCGCCTGGGCGAGCTGAGGGAGCTACGGCGGCAGGTGCGGCAGCTGGAGGAACGCAACGCCGGTCACGCCGAGCGCACGCGGCAGCTGGAGGAGGAGCTGCGTCGTGCCGGCTCCCTACGCGTCCAGCTGGAGGCGCAGCGGCGGCAG GTGCAGGAACTGCAGGGCCAGCGACAGGAGGAAGCCATGAAGGCTGAGAAATGGCTATTTGAATGCCGAAACCTGGAGGAAAAGTATGAGTCTGTGACAAAGGAGAAGGAG CGGCTGTTGGCGGAGAGGGACTCCTTACGGGAGGCCAATGAAGAGCTGCGCTGTGCCCAGTTGCAGCCGCGGGGGCTGACCCAGGCGG ACCTCTCAATGGATCCCACCTCCCCAGCCGTGGATAACTTAGCCGCGGAGATCCTGCCTGCAGAGCTCAG GGAGACGCTCCTGCGGCTTCAGCTGGAGAACAAGCGGCTGTGCCGGCAGGAGGCGGCCGACCGGGAGCGGCAGGAGGAGCTGCAGCGCCACCTGGAGGAGGCCAACCGCGCACGCCACGGGTTGGAGACGCAGCACCG GCTGAACCAGCAGCAGCTATCCGAGCTGCGGGCCCAGGTGGAGGACTTGCAGAAATCCCTGCAGGAGCAGGGGGGCAAGACTGAAGAC TCCATCTTGCTGAAAAGGAAGCTGGAGGAGCATCT GCAGAAGCTTCATGAGGCAGATCTGGAGCTGCAGAGGAAGCGGGAGTACATCGAGGAGCTGGAGCCGCCCACTGACAGCAGCA CCCGGCGGATCGAGGAGCTGCAGCATAGCCTGCAGAAGAAGGACGCGGACTTGCGGGCCATGGAGGAGCGATACCGTCGCTACGTGGACAAGGCCCACATG GTTATGCAGACCCTGGAACCCAAGCAGCGGCCAGCTGTGGGGGCACCCCCAGACCTCCACACCCTGAGGACAAAGCTCCGAGAACGGGATGTCCGCATCCGGCACCTGGAG ATGGACTTTGAGAAAAGCCGAAGTCAGCGGGAGCAGGAAGAAAAGCTGCTCATCAGTGCCTGGTATAATATG GGCATGGCCTTGCAGCAGCGAGTCGGGGAAGAGCGGGCGCCTGCCCATGCCCAGTCGTTCCTAGCACAGCAGCGGCTGGCAACCAATGCTCGCCGTGGACCCCTGGGACGCCTGGCATCTCTCAGCCTTCGCCCCACCGACAAGCACTGA
- the HOOK2 gene encoding protein Hook homolog 2 isoform X3 — translation MAGLEARAGVGRRLRFEAEPAFGGGAGPALGGGTGRRSRPSGRSGLQALAGGGPGGGCGAGALWPGSNLIGSHERGQGGAMRVSAHLVTDVPRSISLCQPTGPEQRTCHSLCTEPDVSNLKTVLRSLVEYSQDVLAHPVSEEHLPDVGLIGEFSDPAELGKLLQLVLGCAISCEKKQEHIQRIMTLEESVQHVVMEAIQELMTKDNPDSLSPETYGNFDTQSRRYYFLSEEAEEGDELQQRCLDLERQLMLLSEEKQSLAQENAALRERVVQPEGEGTPGLTAKKLLLLQSQLEQLQEENFRLESGREDERLRCAELEREVAELQHRNQALTSLAQEAQALKDEMDELRQSSERAGQLEATLTSCRRRLGELRELRRQVRQLEERNAGHAERTRQLEEELRRAGSLRVQLEAQRRQVQELQGQRQEEAMKAEKWLFECRNLEEKYESVTKEKERLLAERDSLREANEELRCAQLQPRGLTQADLSMDPTSPAVDNLAAEILPAELRETLLRLQLENKRLCRQEAADRERQEELQRHLEEANRARHGLETQHRLNQQQLSELRAQVEDLQKSLQEQGGKTEDSILLKRKLEEHLQKLHEADLELQRKREYIEELEPPTDSSTARRIEELQHSLQKKDADLRAMEERYRRYVDKAHMVMQTLEPKQRPAVGAPPDLHTLRTKLRERDVRIRHLEMDFEKSRSQREQEEKLLISAWYNMGMALQQRVGEERAPAHAQSFLAQQRLATNARRGPLGRLASLSLRPTDKH, via the exons ATGGCGGGGCTGGAGGCAAgagcgggggtggggaggagattACGTTTTGAGGCGGAGCCTGCGtttgggggaggggcggggcctgcgCTAGGGGGCGGGACGGGGCGGCGCTCTAGGCCGAGCGGGAGGTCGGGGCTGCAGGCGCTCGCTGGTGGCGGACCCGGAGGCGGCTGCGGCGCGGGGGCTCTGTGGCCGGGGTCGAATCTGATCGGGAGCCATGAGCGTGGACAAGGCGGAGCTATGCGGGTCTCTGCTCACCTGG TTACAGACGTTCCACGTTCCATCTCCCTCTGCCAGCCCACAGGACCTGAGCAGCGGACTTGCCATAGCCTATGCACTGAACCAGAT GTCAGCAATCTGAAGACGGTCTTACGGAGCCTGGTAGAGTACTCCCAGGAT GTCCTGGCACATCCTGTGTCAGAAGAGCACCTCCCGGATGTGGGCCTCATTGGCGAGTTCTCAGACCCAGCAGAGCTCGGCAAACTGCTTCAGCTGGTGCTGGGCTGTGCCATCAGTTGTGAGAAAAAGCAGG AGCATATCCAGAGAATCATGACGCTGGAAGAATCGGTTCAGCATGTGGTGATGGAAGCCATCCAGGAG CTCATGACCAAAGATAATCCTGACTCCCTGTCACCAGAGACATATGGCAACTTTGATACCCAG TCCCGCAGGTACTATTTCCTaagtgaggaggctgaggagggggatGAGCTACAGCAACGTTGTCTGGACCTGGAGCGGCAG CTGATGCTCCTGTCAGAGGAAAAGCAGAGCCTGGCGCAAGAGAATGCAGCGCTGCGGGAGCGGGTGGTCCAGCCTGAAGGCGAGGGTACCCCAGGTCTCACTGCCaagaagctgctgctgctgcagtcaCAACTGGAGCAGTTGCAGGAGGAGAACTTCAG gctggagagtggcaGGGAGGATGAGCGCCTGCGCTGTGCTGAGCTGGAGCGGGAGGTTGCCGAGCTGCAGCACCGGAATCAGGCGCTGACCAGCTTGGCCCAGGAGGCACAGGCCCTGAAGGATGAGATGGATGAGCTGCG gCAGTCCTCGGAGCGTGCTGGGCAGCTGGAGGCCACGCTGACCAGTTGCCGGCGCCGCCTGGGCGAGCTGAGGGAGCTACGGCGGCAGGTGCGGCAGCTGGAGGAACGCAACGCCGGTCACGCCGAGCGCACGCGGCAGCTGGAGGAGGAGCTGCGTCGTGCCGGCTCCCTACGCGTCCAGCTGGAGGCGCAGCGGCGGCAG GTGCAGGAACTGCAGGGCCAGCGACAGGAGGAAGCCATGAAGGCTGAGAAATGGCTATTTGAATGCCGAAACCTGGAGGAAAAGTATGAGTCTGTGACAAAGGAGAAGGAG CGGCTGTTGGCGGAGAGGGACTCCTTACGGGAGGCCAATGAAGAGCTGCGCTGTGCCCAGTTGCAGCCGCGGGGGCTGACCCAGGCGG ACCTCTCAATGGATCCCACCTCCCCAGCCGTGGATAACTTAGCCGCGGAGATCCTGCCTGCAGAGCTCAG GGAGACGCTCCTGCGGCTTCAGCTGGAGAACAAGCGGCTGTGCCGGCAGGAGGCGGCCGACCGGGAGCGGCAGGAGGAGCTGCAGCGCCACCTGGAGGAGGCCAACCGCGCACGCCACGGGTTGGAGACGCAGCACCG GCTGAACCAGCAGCAGCTATCCGAGCTGCGGGCCCAGGTGGAGGACTTGCAGAAATCCCTGCAGGAGCAGGGGGGCAAGACTGAAGAC TCCATCTTGCTGAAAAGGAAGCTGGAGGAGCATCT GCAGAAGCTTCATGAGGCAGATCTGGAGCTGCAGAGGAAGCGGGAGTACATCGAGGAGCTGGAGCCGCCCACTGACAGCAGCA CAGCCCGGCGGATCGAGGAGCTGCAGCATAGCCTGCAGAAGAAGGACGCGGACTTGCGGGCCATGGAGGAGCGATACCGTCGCTACGTGGACAAGGCCCACATG GTTATGCAGACCCTGGAACCCAAGCAGCGGCCAGCTGTGGGGGCACCCCCAGACCTCCACACCCTGAGGACAAAGCTCCGAGAACGGGATGTCCGCATCCGGCACCTGGAG ATGGACTTTGAGAAAAGCCGAAGTCAGCGGGAGCAGGAAGAAAAGCTGCTCATCAGTGCCTGGTATAATATG GGCATGGCCTTGCAGCAGCGAGTCGGGGAAGAGCGGGCGCCTGCCCATGCCCAGTCGTTCCTAGCACAGCAGCGGCTGGCAACCAATGCTCGCCGTGGACCCCTGGGACGCCTGGCATCTCTCAGCCTTCGCCCCACCGACAAGCACTGA
- the HOOK2 gene encoding protein Hook homolog 2 isoform X1 translates to MAGLEARAGVGRRLRFEAEPAFGGGAGPALGGGTGRRSRPSGRSGLQALAGGGPGGGCGAGALWPGSNLIGSHERGQGGAMRVSAHLGRSWGGLGEGERPAPLAPDPGPGSVSPLVLGLGGAGVVGLLDRWTLARAPAPLTWQVCVERTVTDVPRSISLCQPTGPEQRTCHSLCTEPDVSNLKTVLRSLVEYSQDVLAHPVSEEHLPDVGLIGEFSDPAELGKLLQLVLGCAISCEKKQEHIQRIMTLEESVQHVVMEAIQELMTKDNPDSLSPETYGNFDTQSRRYYFLSEEAEEGDELQQRCLDLERQLMLLSEEKQSLAQENAALRERVVQPEGEGTPGLTAKKLLLLQSQLEQLQEENFRLESGREDERLRCAELEREVAELQHRNQALTSLAQEAQALKDEMDELRQSSERAGQLEATLTSCRRRLGELRELRRQVRQLEERNAGHAERTRQLEEELRRAGSLRVQLEAQRRQVQELQGQRQEEAMKAEKWLFECRNLEEKYESVTKEKERLLAERDSLREANEELRCAQLQPRGLTQADLSMDPTSPAVDNLAAEILPAELRETLLRLQLENKRLCRQEAADRERQEELQRHLEEANRARHGLETQHRLNQQQLSELRAQVEDLQKSLQEQGGKTEDSILLKRKLEEHLQKLHEADLELQRKREYIEELEPPTDSSTARRIEELQHSLQKKDADLRAMEERYRRYVDKAHMVMQTLEPKQRPAVGAPPDLHTLRTKLRERDVRIRHLEMDFEKSRSQREQEEKLLISAWYNMGMALQQRVGEERAPAHAQSFLAQQRLATNARRGPLGRLASLSLRPTDKH, encoded by the exons ATGGCGGGGCTGGAGGCAAgagcgggggtggggaggagattACGTTTTGAGGCGGAGCCTGCGtttgggggaggggcggggcctgcgCTAGGGGGCGGGACGGGGCGGCGCTCTAGGCCGAGCGGGAGGTCGGGGCTGCAGGCGCTCGCTGGTGGCGGACCCGGAGGCGGCTGCGGCGCGGGGGCTCTGTGGCCGGGGTCGAATCTGATCGGGAGCCATGAGCGTGGACAAGGCGGAGCTATGCGGGTCTCTGCTCACCTGGGTAGGTCATGGGGCGGGTTGGGGGAAGGTGAGCGCCCTGCTCCTCTTGCCCCGGATCCTGGCCCTGGTTCGGTCAGCCCCTtggtgctggggctgggaggtGCAGGGGTCGTCGGCTTGCTGGACCGTTGGACTCTGGCCCGAGCACCCGCCCCCCTCACGTGGCAAGTCTGCGTGGAAAGGACAG TTACAGACGTTCCACGTTCCATCTCCCTCTGCCAGCCCACAGGACCTGAGCAGCGGACTTGCCATAGCCTATGCACTGAACCAGAT GTCAGCAATCTGAAGACGGTCTTACGGAGCCTGGTAGAGTACTCCCAGGAT GTCCTGGCACATCCTGTGTCAGAAGAGCACCTCCCGGATGTGGGCCTCATTGGCGAGTTCTCAGACCCAGCAGAGCTCGGCAAACTGCTTCAGCTGGTGCTGGGCTGTGCCATCAGTTGTGAGAAAAAGCAGG AGCATATCCAGAGAATCATGACGCTGGAAGAATCGGTTCAGCATGTGGTGATGGAAGCCATCCAGGAG CTCATGACCAAAGATAATCCTGACTCCCTGTCACCAGAGACATATGGCAACTTTGATACCCAG TCCCGCAGGTACTATTTCCTaagtgaggaggctgaggagggggatGAGCTACAGCAACGTTGTCTGGACCTGGAGCGGCAG CTGATGCTCCTGTCAGAGGAAAAGCAGAGCCTGGCGCAAGAGAATGCAGCGCTGCGGGAGCGGGTGGTCCAGCCTGAAGGCGAGGGTACCCCAGGTCTCACTGCCaagaagctgctgctgctgcagtcaCAACTGGAGCAGTTGCAGGAGGAGAACTTCAG gctggagagtggcaGGGAGGATGAGCGCCTGCGCTGTGCTGAGCTGGAGCGGGAGGTTGCCGAGCTGCAGCACCGGAATCAGGCGCTGACCAGCTTGGCCCAGGAGGCACAGGCCCTGAAGGATGAGATGGATGAGCTGCG gCAGTCCTCGGAGCGTGCTGGGCAGCTGGAGGCCACGCTGACCAGTTGCCGGCGCCGCCTGGGCGAGCTGAGGGAGCTACGGCGGCAGGTGCGGCAGCTGGAGGAACGCAACGCCGGTCACGCCGAGCGCACGCGGCAGCTGGAGGAGGAGCTGCGTCGTGCCGGCTCCCTACGCGTCCAGCTGGAGGCGCAGCGGCGGCAG GTGCAGGAACTGCAGGGCCAGCGACAGGAGGAAGCCATGAAGGCTGAGAAATGGCTATTTGAATGCCGAAACCTGGAGGAAAAGTATGAGTCTGTGACAAAGGAGAAGGAG CGGCTGTTGGCGGAGAGGGACTCCTTACGGGAGGCCAATGAAGAGCTGCGCTGTGCCCAGTTGCAGCCGCGGGGGCTGACCCAGGCGG ACCTCTCAATGGATCCCACCTCCCCAGCCGTGGATAACTTAGCCGCGGAGATCCTGCCTGCAGAGCTCAG GGAGACGCTCCTGCGGCTTCAGCTGGAGAACAAGCGGCTGTGCCGGCAGGAGGCGGCCGACCGGGAGCGGCAGGAGGAGCTGCAGCGCCACCTGGAGGAGGCCAACCGCGCACGCCACGGGTTGGAGACGCAGCACCG GCTGAACCAGCAGCAGCTATCCGAGCTGCGGGCCCAGGTGGAGGACTTGCAGAAATCCCTGCAGGAGCAGGGGGGCAAGACTGAAGAC TCCATCTTGCTGAAAAGGAAGCTGGAGGAGCATCT GCAGAAGCTTCATGAGGCAGATCTGGAGCTGCAGAGGAAGCGGGAGTACATCGAGGAGCTGGAGCCGCCCACTGACAGCAGCA CAGCCCGGCGGATCGAGGAGCTGCAGCATAGCCTGCAGAAGAAGGACGCGGACTTGCGGGCCATGGAGGAGCGATACCGTCGCTACGTGGACAAGGCCCACATG GTTATGCAGACCCTGGAACCCAAGCAGCGGCCAGCTGTGGGGGCACCCCCAGACCTCCACACCCTGAGGACAAAGCTCCGAGAACGGGATGTCCGCATCCGGCACCTGGAG ATGGACTTTGAGAAAAGCCGAAGTCAGCGGGAGCAGGAAGAAAAGCTGCTCATCAGTGCCTGGTATAATATG GGCATGGCCTTGCAGCAGCGAGTCGGGGAAGAGCGGGCGCCTGCCCATGCCCAGTCGTTCCTAGCACAGCAGCGGCTGGCAACCAATGCTCGCCGTGGACCCCTGGGACGCCTGGCATCTCTCAGCCTTCGCCCCACCGACAAGCACTGA
- the HOOK2 gene encoding protein Hook homolog 2 isoform X10 has translation MSVDKAELCGSLLTWLQTFHVPSPSASPQDLSSGLAIAYALNQIDPSWFNEAWLQGISEDPGPNWKLKVSNLKTVLRSLVEYSQDVLAHPVSEEHLPDVGLIGEFSDPAELGKLLQLVLGCAISCEKKQEHIQRIMTLEESVQHVVMEAIQELMTKDNPDSLSPETYGNFDTQSRRYYFLSEEAEEGDELQQRCLDLERQLMLLSEEKQSLAQENAALRERVVQPEGEGTPGLTAKKLLLLQSQLEQLQEENFRLESGREDERLRCAELEREVAELQHRNQALTSLAQEAQALKDEMDELRQSSERAGQLEATLTSCRRRLGELRELRRQVRQLEERNAGHAERTRQLEEELRRAGSLRVQLEAQRRQVQELQGQRQEEAMKAEKWLFECRNLEEKYESVTKEKERLLAERDSLREANEELRCAQLQPRGLTQADLSMDPTSPAVDNLAAEILPAELRETLLRLQLENKRLCRQEAADRERQEELQRHLEEANRARHGLETQHRLNQQQLSELRAQVEDLQKSLQEQGGKTEDSILLKRKLEEHLQKLHEADLELQRKREYIEELEPPTDSSTARRIEELQHSLQKKDADLRAMEERYRRYVDKAHMVMQTLEPKQRPAVGAPPDLHTLRTKLRERDVRIRHLEMDFEKSRSQREQEEKLLISAWYNMGMALQQRVGEERAPAHAQSFLAQQRLATNARRGPLGRLASLSLRPTDKH, from the exons ATGAGCGTGGACAAGGCGGAGCTATGCGGGTCTCTGCTCACCTGG TTACAGACGTTCCACGTTCCATCTCCCTCTGCCAGCCCACAGGACCTGAGCAGCGGACTTGCCATAGCCTATGCACTGAACCAGAT AGACCCATCCTGGTTCAACGAGGCGTGGCTCCAGGGCATCTCAGAAGATCCAGGTCCCAACTGGAAGCTGAAG GTCAGCAATCTGAAGACGGTCTTACGGAGCCTGGTAGAGTACTCCCAGGAT GTCCTGGCACATCCTGTGTCAGAAGAGCACCTCCCGGATGTGGGCCTCATTGGCGAGTTCTCAGACCCAGCAGAGCTCGGCAAACTGCTTCAGCTGGTGCTGGGCTGTGCCATCAGTTGTGAGAAAAAGCAGG AGCATATCCAGAGAATCATGACGCTGGAAGAATCGGTTCAGCATGTGGTGATGGAAGCCATCCAGGAG CTCATGACCAAAGATAATCCTGACTCCCTGTCACCAGAGACATATGGCAACTTTGATACCCAG TCCCGCAGGTACTATTTCCTaagtgaggaggctgaggagggggatGAGCTACAGCAACGTTGTCTGGACCTGGAGCGGCAG CTGATGCTCCTGTCAGAGGAAAAGCAGAGCCTGGCGCAAGAGAATGCAGCGCTGCGGGAGCGGGTGGTCCAGCCTGAAGGCGAGGGTACCCCAGGTCTCACTGCCaagaagctgctgctgctgcagtcaCAACTGGAGCAGTTGCAGGAGGAGAACTTCAG gctggagagtggcaGGGAGGATGAGCGCCTGCGCTGTGCTGAGCTGGAGCGGGAGGTTGCCGAGCTGCAGCACCGGAATCAGGCGCTGACCAGCTTGGCCCAGGAGGCACAGGCCCTGAAGGATGAGATGGATGAGCTGCG gCAGTCCTCGGAGCGTGCTGGGCAGCTGGAGGCCACGCTGACCAGTTGCCGGCGCCGCCTGGGCGAGCTGAGGGAGCTACGGCGGCAGGTGCGGCAGCTGGAGGAACGCAACGCCGGTCACGCCGAGCGCACGCGGCAGCTGGAGGAGGAGCTGCGTCGTGCCGGCTCCCTACGCGTCCAGCTGGAGGCGCAGCGGCGGCAG GTGCAGGAACTGCAGGGCCAGCGACAGGAGGAAGCCATGAAGGCTGAGAAATGGCTATTTGAATGCCGAAACCTGGAGGAAAAGTATGAGTCTGTGACAAAGGAGAAGGAG CGGCTGTTGGCGGAGAGGGACTCCTTACGGGAGGCCAATGAAGAGCTGCGCTGTGCCCAGTTGCAGCCGCGGGGGCTGACCCAGGCGG ACCTCTCAATGGATCCCACCTCCCCAGCCGTGGATAACTTAGCCGCGGAGATCCTGCCTGCAGAGCTCAG GGAGACGCTCCTGCGGCTTCAGCTGGAGAACAAGCGGCTGTGCCGGCAGGAGGCGGCCGACCGGGAGCGGCAGGAGGAGCTGCAGCGCCACCTGGAGGAGGCCAACCGCGCACGCCACGGGTTGGAGACGCAGCACCG GCTGAACCAGCAGCAGCTATCCGAGCTGCGGGCCCAGGTGGAGGACTTGCAGAAATCCCTGCAGGAGCAGGGGGGCAAGACTGAAGAC TCCATCTTGCTGAAAAGGAAGCTGGAGGAGCATCT GCAGAAGCTTCATGAGGCAGATCTGGAGCTGCAGAGGAAGCGGGAGTACATCGAGGAGCTGGAGCCGCCCACTGACAGCAGCA CAGCCCGGCGGATCGAGGAGCTGCAGCATAGCCTGCAGAAGAAGGACGCGGACTTGCGGGCCATGGAGGAGCGATACCGTCGCTACGTGGACAAGGCCCACATG GTTATGCAGACCCTGGAACCCAAGCAGCGGCCAGCTGTGGGGGCACCCCCAGACCTCCACACCCTGAGGACAAAGCTCCGAGAACGGGATGTCCGCATCCGGCACCTGGAG ATGGACTTTGAGAAAAGCCGAAGTCAGCGGGAGCAGGAAGAAAAGCTGCTCATCAGTGCCTGGTATAATATG GGCATGGCCTTGCAGCAGCGAGTCGGGGAAGAGCGGGCGCCTGCCCATGCCCAGTCGTTCCTAGCACAGCAGCGGCTGGCAACCAATGCTCGCCGTGGACCCCTGGGACGCCTGGCATCTCTCAGCCTTCGCCCCACCGACAAGCACTGA